TCCATGTTTTTCCTGCATCTGTAGATTTGTACAGAGCACTACTTGGTCCTCCAGAATTAAATCCCCATGCGGTTCTTCTAAACTCCCACATTGCTGCATAGAGGATATTAGGATCTTTGGGATCCATTATAAGATCATTGACTCCCGTTTTCTCATTAATATAAAGTATTTTTTCCCAGGTTTTACCTCCATCTACTGTTTTGTATACTCCTCTTTCTTCGCTATCCCCCCATAATGCTCCTAAGACTCCTACATAGATTTCATTAGAGTTTTTTGGGTTAATTTCTATACTACCAATTCGTTCTGAGTTTTCAAACCCCATTTTTTTCCAGTTTGCCCCTCCGTCTGTAGATTTATATAACCCATCACCGATAGAAACACTGTTTCTGGTCCATATTTCACCGGTTCCTACCCAGATGGTATTATCGGGATCATTAGGGTCAATTTTTACTACTCCTATTGATTGTGCATGATCATCGAACACAGAGGAGAAGCTTGCTCCTCCATTCGAGGATTTCCAAACTCCACCACCAGCAGTACCGGCATATAGTATTCTATCGTTGGTAGGATGATTTTCTAAATCTATAATCCGACCACTCATGAGTGCGGGTCCGATTTGTCGTGCTTCAAGGTTTCCGAATAGTTCTTTGCCTTTTAGAACAACTTCCTGTGCTTGCAAGTGTATGGAAAAGAGTATAGCCAAGCTTGCAATTATAAATTGTTTGTTCATAATTACTGGTTGTTTATTTAGAATAAAAAATCCCCAAATTTTTGATTTGGGGATTATAATTTGTGTTTATTTTCCTTCTGGGAAAGCGAATAATGCAGCTTCTACTTCTGGATTGAGATCAAACTCCTTAAAATCCATGCTTTGGAACTCACTACTTTGTGAGAAAGGAAAGTACAATCCTTCTACTTCCTGATAATCACTAATAGACATTTTTATTTTCTGACCTTTCATTGGGCCATCCTGAATTTCTTCTTCAATTATGATAGGTACAAAATTTTCGGTATCAAAATAGTAATGAGAAATATTTGGTTGTGATTGACCATTAACTGTAATAGGGTCTTTGGTTACTTTTATTTTAAAAGTTTCTGTTCCATCAACAGTTTCTTTACCTATAAGTTCTATTGCATATCCCTTTTCTTTATAATTTAAAAATGGAGAAGGCCAATCTTTCATTTGCTTCTTCATGTTTTCTGTAGCTTCATTATCGCTTTTTTCAGCTTCCATAGTTTGTTGGTTTCTAGACCACGAGGTTTTTCCGTCATATGCAGCCCAGATCATCTTGTTTCCTTGTAGTTCAATAGTGGTAGACTGGCGCCCATCTTTCATCATAACTTGTTCAAAAGGAATTTCCATCCCTTGCATTTTCATTACTCCTTTCATAGTAATGCCTTCTAGTTTTTCCCAATTTTCTTTTCCTCCTGTATTTTCGAAGTAATTATTAACTATTTCATCTGCAGTTTGTGCATAGAACGATGTTGAGATAGCTAATACAAGAGCTACTGTAATAGATTTTAAAGCATTCATTAGTTGTGATTTTTATGATGTTGTTGTAACAGTTAGTCAATCTAGTAACATTTTTGTTACACTTTTTTAGATATTTTTATAGTAATAAGAGTAAAGTAATTGTTTACAATCTTATTTTTTTAATTAATTTTCATCACATAAATATAAAATATCAACTGCAT
The sequence above is a segment of the Aquimarina spinulae genome. Coding sequences within it:
- a CDS encoding outer membrane lipoprotein-sorting protein, yielding MNALKSITVALVLAISTSFYAQTADEIVNNYFENTGGKENWEKLEGITMKGVMKMQGMEIPFEQVMMKDGRQSTTIELQGNKMIWAAYDGKTSWSRNQQTMEAEKSDNEATENMKKQMKDWPSPFLNYKEKGYAIELIGKETVDGTETFKIKVTKDPITVNGQSQPNISHYYFDTENFVPIIIEEEIQDGPMKGQKIKMSISDYQEVEGLYFPFSQSSEFQSMDFKEFDLNPEVEAALFAFPEGK